The Polycladomyces zharkentensis DNA window GGTTGGGCGTGATGATGCAACTGGCCTCTTCCTCCTTCCGCACGGATCGGGTCTTTGTGGCCATCTTGTTGGTCGCGGGCTTGAGCTTGCTCCTGTTTGCCGCAATCTCCCTCATTGAAGCATGGACATTGCGTTGGCAAATCAGGAAGGGAGGAGATGGCCGTGAAGCTTGAGGTGAAAGACCTGGCTTTTGCCTATGACCGACAATTGATCATAGAAAATCTTTCGCTCCGGGTCAATCAAGGGGAATTCGTCTCTTTGATCGGCCCTTCCGGGAGTGGGAAAAGCACGCTTTTTTATCTCATCGGCGGGATATACAAGCCGAAACGGGGAGAAATTTTGCTCGACGGCAAACCCATCCACGGGAAAAAAGGGCATATCGCTTACATGCCCCAACAACCCTCCCTGTTTCCCTGGCGCACGATTGAACAAAATGTCCGATTGGCCCAAGAGCTGAATGGTCACGTTGATCCTTCGCATGTGCAGCGTTTGTTAAAAAAGGCGGGGCTTGACCATGTGGCCAAACGTTATCCGCATGAGCTGAGCGGCGGCATGCAACAGCGCGCCGCGTTTATCCGTGCCCTGGCCAGCAAACAGGAGCTATTATGCCTGGATGAACCGTTCGGCGCGCTTGACGCTCTTACCCGCACCCATATGCAGCAATGGCTGTTAACCGTTTTGGAAACGGAACGGCGAACGATTCTTTTCATCACCCACAGCATTGAAGAAGCGCTCCTTCTGTCTGACCGCATTTATGTCCTAAGCCGGCAGCCGATGCGGGTGCTTCGGGAGATCTCCGTGCCATATTCCCGCGGTGACCGCTTCTCCTTGCGTGGGACAGCCGATTGGATGGCGCTGCACCGGGAAATTGAAAGCCTCCTCTTGCCAAAGTAAAAAGTATGGGATATTTCTTGTTTGAGGCTGTCAAAGGGATACCAAGCCGCGCCCGTTTTCATCTAAGCTGTCTGAAAGCCCACGTGGGATGAAAGACAGCTTGCCCGTTATCCCCTACACGGGGATTTCAGGGCAAACAAGAAATGTTAGAATATTCATCGAGCTGTGCTCATCCTGCTGGTAGTAGGATTTAGTACGTCATGGTAGGAGGTTCTGGTGGCGTAGACTCCCACCAGGTAAAACCATGAGAGTGAGTAAAGGAGAACCAGCGTACCGGTAATACCACGGGCACGCCCAGGCGGGTACATGCAGCGTTGTTGCAGAACTGCTTGGGACGGGGTGATGCACACCCCTGAACTTGGGCGTTGTCCAAAGCGGAAACGGACTGCGGACGCTAACGACCCAAGAATCCCACGTCTTCAGACGTGTGGAGTGTCAATTCTTCACGATCTTTCTGATATCGGCATAGTAAAGGTGGTAAGTTTTCTTTATGCCACCCCGGCGGTACTTTTTCGCTCCCGACTCATAGTTGACATACAATTGATTTCCCACTTGGACAATTTCCTCGGCCATCGAGTACATCTTCAACGATTTCACTTTGTTCGTTGTACCGAGTCCCTTATAGACATCCAAGGTACTGTTTTTCTTTCGGCCAAAGGATCGGCTGTAGAGGATATAACCACGGTTGTTTACATCTTTTCCGTAGAACTCTACACCTTGCACATTGGATGGCGTTTGATAGGAGACATATTTTGAAGACATATTCTCTTTGGAATCCAAGTTATGGCAATACAAGCTACCTGCTTTCTTGTCTTCGAATTTCCCGATACACAGTTGTTTCACTGGGTTTGTCCGGTTTCCCTCGTACTTGAAATGATACGTGACATAAGAAACACCATGTTTCAGATTATATATTTTTTTGGGATAAATGGGTTGATCATCTTTTTTGTTGACCAGTTGATTCAAAGGATACTGCAGCAGATAATTCTTGCCACCAGTGGTGGAAGCAACCCAAAGATAATGAGGAGTTACTGTGATTCCACCCACGTGCCCCGTATGTTTGTTGCCTTTTTTCTCATACAAATAAACGTTTTTCACAAATTTCCCGGTTTTTCTGTCCACGACGGATATCGTGCTGGGATGACCCTGTGAGCCTTTCCCCTCATCCCAGTAATTGGATATTAAAATCCAATTCTTGGATTTCAAGTAGCCAAGTCCTTGTGGAACCCATCCATATTTTTTAACTCCGGGAATGGTCGGTCCCACTTTAAACAACTTTGACTGTTTGGGCCTGTCCTCTGGCGGCGTTGGACTTGGGCCTGGTGATGGCCT harbors:
- a CDS encoding ABC transporter ATP-binding protein: MAVKLEVKDLAFAYDRQLIIENLSLRVNQGEFVSLIGPSGSGKSTLFYLIGGIYKPKRGEILLDGKPIHGKKGHIAYMPQQPSLFPWRTIEQNVRLAQELNGHVDPSHVQRLLKKAGLDHVAKRYPHELSGGMQQRAAFIRALASKQELLCLDEPFGALDALTRTHMQQWLLTVLETERRTILFITHSIEEALLLSDRIYVLSRQPMRVLREISVPYSRGDRFSLRGTADWMALHREIESLLLPK